One region of Quercus lobata isolate SW786 chromosome 2, ValleyOak3.0 Primary Assembly, whole genome shotgun sequence genomic DNA includes:
- the LOC115958649 gene encoding uncharacterized protein LOC115958649, whose translation MKSPICLNKRAEECMEEYQRAQTQLNAQPRQQPYEDVWKPPPSEAYKLNFDAATFSDLGRTGIGAIVRNEKGEVMAAMFACGPAVQTSDEAELLACRRALEFAVDAGFSRLIIEGDNSNVIHDISSLEENTSSFGNVVDDIRHLIRGLIWSEVCYIRRGGNRVAHVLAQHARQTLDEDLYWLEDSPPPALDALYHVLLSI comes from the coding sequence ATGAAGAGCCCAATCTGTTTGAACAAACGGGCAGAGGAATGCATGGAAGAATACCAACGGGCTCAAACACAACTTAATGCCCAGCCGAGACAGCAACCTTATGAGGATGTATGGAAACCACCACCTTCTGAGGCGTACAAACTCAATTTTGATGCTGCAACATTTTCAGATTTAGGCAGAACTGGGATTGGAGCAATTGTTCGAAATGAAAAGGGAGAGGTAATGGCTGCAATGTTTGCCTGTGGACCGGCTGTACAAACCAGTGATGAAGCGGAGTTGCTTGCTTGCCGGAGAGCTTTAGAATTTGCTGTGGATGCTGGCTTTTCCAGGTTGATCATTGAGGGTGACAATAGTAACGTCATTCATGATATCTCTTCGTTAGAGGAAAACACCTCTTCATTCGGCAATGTAGTGGATGATATTCGCCATTTGATAAGGGGTTTGATTTGGTCTGAGGTATGCTATATTAGAAGGGGTGGGAATAGGGTAGCCCATGTTTTGGCTCAACATGCTAGACAAACATTAGATGAGGACTTGTACTGGTTGGAGGACTCTCCCCCACCAGCCTTGGATGCTCTGTATCATGTTCTTTTATCTATCTAA